One Betaproteobacteria bacterium DNA window includes the following coding sequences:
- a CDS encoding DUF4465 domain-containing protein, whose product MWPGTSRNRRPRAGRLPVRRFGSDFILEGWQRIDLTSLGMVSSLSFSMDSSDKGDFGINTPTYFALDDLTVTAVPEPGTAVLLTLGVVILAAGVSRRR is encoded by the coding sequence ATGTGGCCGGGCACATCACGGAACCGTCGTCCTCGCGCTGGCCGACTACCGGTTCGACGATTCGGTTCGGATTTCATCCTCGAAGGCTGGCAACGTATCGACCTCACGTCCCTCGGTATGGTGAGTTCGCTCAGCTTCTCCATGGACTCGTCCGACAAGGGTGACTTCGGCATCAACACCCCCACGTACTTCGCGCTCGACGACCTGACCGTGACCGCCGTCCCCGAACCCGGTACTGCCGTGCTCCTCACGCTGGGGGTCGTCATCCTGGCCGCCGGCGTGTCGCGCCGCCGCTGA
- a CDS encoding TonB-dependent receptor: protein MVRRIGRIRSVAAVLAVGPILCLGPAAVRADDESPLFKMREVVVSARAADGTLRTTPHSLSIITAADIERSSAVTVAELLAREANVNLQSYSGTDKQATIDIRGMGATSTSNVLVVVDGVRLNESDLSGADLASIPLSQIERIEILRGGGGSLRRRRRGRSDPHPHETQWPARPRRRSIRAVRVLPHPRTASRRKRQFRSLVGAHRRERVPDGRLPSQLGS from the coding sequence ATGGTTCGCCGCATCGGGCGGATCCGGTCCGTTGCGGCTGTCCTTGCGGTCGGGCCCATTCTCTGCCTGGGACCGGCCGCAGTCCGGGCTGACGACGAGTCGCCTCTGTTCAAGATGCGCGAGGTCGTCGTCTCGGCCCGGGCGGCCGACGGCACGCTTCGGACCACACCGCACAGCCTGTCCATCATCACCGCTGCGGACATCGAGCGTTCCTCGGCCGTCACGGTGGCCGAACTCCTGGCACGCGAGGCCAACGTCAACCTGCAGAGCTATTCCGGCACCGACAAGCAGGCAACCATCGATATCCGCGGCATGGGTGCGACCTCCACGAGCAACGTGCTGGTGGTCGTCGATGGCGTCCGCCTGAACGAGTCCGATCTTTCGGGCGCCGACCTCGCCTCCATTCCGCTTTCCCAGATCGAACGCATCGAGATCCTGCGGGGTGGGGGCGGTTCGCTTCGGCGACGGCGCCGTGGGCGGAGTGATCCACATCCTCACGAAACGCAGTGGCCCGCTCGGCCACGGCGGAGAAGTATCCGCGCGGTTCGAGTCCTTCCGCACCCGCGAACTGCGTCTCGCCGCAAGCGGCAGTTCCGGTCGCTGGTCGGGGCGCATCGACGCGAACGAGTTCCGGACGGACGGCTTCCGTCGCAACTCGGATCTTGA